Proteins encoded by one window of Maniola hyperantus chromosome 10, iAphHyp1.2, whole genome shotgun sequence:
- the LOC117985886 gene encoding WD repeat-containing protein 36 has protein sequence MTEGNRRSQIFTGARVLGYVSTHIPFVSRFIKRRGETLLCTSVGKWFHTYGCDKFRLLSVSGEHPGPITCMSGDSYHVYTASENNIYAWRRGCELKHVYKGHQAPVCIILPFAIHIISIDTDNVLKIFDIKEETEFLDLRFEAKHFKVTTICHPPTYLNKILLGSKQGQLQLWNIRTSKLVHIFKGWKSTVTVTEPAPAIDVVAICLANGRIILHNIRYDQIVMEFLHDWGKISCLSFRMDGVPLMVTGSTNGNLVMWDLEEKKVKSQIQSAHFSKIAGLQCLMSEPLMVTNSQDNSLKMWVFDMPDGGARLLKKREGHALPPNLVRYCEPTGENILAAGRDSSLHIMNTVTETFNKSMGRASKNRKLSKKKKSTQADHLILPPITKLSSCMQRDKQWDSIASLHENQYLTTTWSYNKIRMGSHILKPPGIEKGVVATCLTVTHCGNFVIIGYGNGQVHKFNMQSGIYRGHYGNESKKAHKGALRGVESDLCNQRVITVGSDERLKFWHFKDATSPYHVLRLEETVNMTRCHRDSGLLALANEDFTITLVDIDTMTVVRKFEGHIGKINDIDFDCQSRWLVTSSMDCTICTWDIPSGQLVDIFSVEKPCTSLSMSPTGDFLASTHVGELGVFLWANKLLYDKVFLRPIDRRTVDIPRLKLPTTSAEKPDIEDLGTIDIGDEPEYKSPEQISEELLTLSGQPTSRWLNLLNLDIVKRRNKPKTQLTVPKSAPFFLPTIPSLELEFDLEKEKLSSDKKLLIPESLSTLSPFAKKLHACENYEEYKECLEKLKILSPSSIEAEVISMAPDVGGSIDVMEQFLKMIDVLLKSNKDFELAQSYLSLFLKVHTKTVSENEELRKTLETVEESATQAWSKLQSHLLYNICVVKALKDM, from the exons atgacaGAGGGAAATAGGCGCAGTCAAATATTTACTGGTGCGCGggtgttaggttatgttagtaCACACATACCTTTTGTATCCAGATTTATTAAGAGAAGAGGCGAAACATTGTTATGTACGAGTGTGGGTAAATGGTTTCATACATACGGATGTGATAAATTCCGTTTGTTGAGCGTAAGTGGGGAACATCCAGGTCCCATAACGTGTATGAGCGGCGACAGCTATCACGTGTACACAGCGAGCGAAAACAATATTTACGCTTGGAGACGAGGCTGCGAACTTAAACACGTATATAAAGGTCACCAGGCACCTGTATGCATAATCTTACCTTTTGCTATACACATAATATCTATAGACAcagataatgttctcaaaatatttgatataaaagaagaaacagAGTTTCTTGATCTGCGGTTTGAAGCAAAACACTTCAAGGTAACGACAATATGCCATCCGCCAACTTATCTCAATAAAATTTTGCTCGGGAGCAAACAAGGTCAGCTGCAATTGTGGAACATAAGAACTTCAAAATTAGTGCATATATTCAAAGGATGGAAGTCTACGGTTACTGTGACAGAGCCAGCGCCTGCAATTGATGTGGTTGCCATTTGTTTGGCTAATGGGAGAATTATTCTTCATAATATCCGCTATGATCAGATAGTTATGGAATTTCTCCATGACTGGGGAAAAATTAGTTGCTTATCATTCAGAATGGATGGAGTGCCATTAATGGTAACTGGCAGCACAAATGGAAATTTAGTCATGTGGGATTTGGAAGAGAAAAAAGTTAAGTCTCAGATACAATCTGCACATTTTTCAAAGATAGCTGGCCTGCAATGTCTCATGTCAGAACCATTGATGGTAACTAATTCACAAGATAATTCTTTGAAGATGTGGGTATTTGACATGCCTGATGGTGGAGCAAGACTGCTAAAAAAGCG AGAAGGTCATGCTTTACCGCCGAATCTGGTGCGGTACTGTGAGCCGACAGGTGAAAACATCCTTGCCGCAGGCAGAGACAGCAGCCTCCATATCATGAATACAGTCACTGAAACATTTAATAAGAGTATGGGAAGAGCGTCTAAAAATAGAAAACTTTCTAAGAAGAAAA AAAGTACCCAAGCAGACCACCTCATCCTACCACCAATAACAAAGCTAAGTTCCTGCATGCAAAGGGATAAGCAATGGGATAGCATTGCGTCACTTCACGAGAATCAGTACCTAACAACAACATGGTCTTACAACAAAATCCGAATGGGCAGCCATATACTGAAGCCCCCAGGAATAGAAAAGGGTGTTGTAGCAACTTGTTTGACAGTTACACATTGTGGAAATTTTGTTATTATAG GCTACGGCAATGGTCAGGTCCACAAATTCAACATGCAGTCTGGTATATACAGGGGTCACTATGGCAATGAGAGCAAGAAAGCTCATAAAGGAGCTTTAAGAGGAGTTGAGAGTGATCTGTGCAACCAGAGAGTGATTACGGTTGGATCTGATGAACGACTCAAGTTTTGGCATTTTAAAGATG CAACATCTCCTTACCACGTGTTAAGATTAGAGGAAACAGTGAACATGACGAGATGTCACAGAGACAGTGGTTTGCTGGCGTTAGCTAATGAAGACTTCACGATCACCCTTGTTGATATCGACACGATGACTGTGGTGAGGAAGTTTGAAGGCCACATTGGGAAGATTAATGACATTGATTTTGATTGCCAGAGTCG ATGGCTGGTTACATCATCAATGGACTGTACAATATGCACATGGGATATACCGAGTGGGCAACTTGTTGATATATTCTCG GTGGAGAAGCCGTGCACATCGCTCAGTATGTCGCCCACGGGGGACTTCCTGGCGAGTACCCACGTAGGCGAGCTTGGCGTGTTTCTGTGGGCCAACAAGCTGCTGTACGATAAAGTGTTCCTCAGGCCCATCGATAGACGCACCGTTGATATACCGCGTTTGA aACTACCAACAACGAGTGCAGAAAAACCAGACATCGAAGACCTTGGCACCATCGATATAGGCGACGAACCAGAGTACAAGTCTCCCGAACAGATTAGCGAAGAACTCCTCACTTTATCTGGTCAACCCACTTCAAGATGGCTGAATTTACTCAATTTAGACATAGTCAAAAGGCGCAATAAACCGAAAACACAACTAACCGTGCCCAAGTCAGCCCCATTCTTCCTACCGACGATTCCTAGCCTTGAACTAGAGTTCGATTTAGAGAAAGAAAAACTTAGCTCAGACAAAAAGCTTCTGATTCCCGAATCGTTATCAACATTAAGTCCTTTCGCTAAGAAACTTCACGCTTGCGAAAATTATGAAGAATATAAAGAATGCttagaaaagttaaaaatactttctCCATCTTCGATTGAAGCTGAAGTAATCAGTATGGCGCCAGATGTTGGAGGTTCCATAGATGTTATGGAGCAATTTCTCAAAATGATCGATGTATTATTGAAATCGAACAAAGATTTCGAGTTAGCTCAATCGTATTTGAGTTTGTTTCTGAAAGTGCATACAAAAACTGTTTCGGAAAACGAGGAATTGAGAAAAACGCTCGAAACTGTCGAAGAGTCGGCAACGCAGGCTTGGTCCAAATTGCAAAGTCATTTATTGTACAATATTTGCGTGGTTAAAGCATTAAAGGATATGTAA
- the LOC117986041 gene encoding probable ATP-dependent RNA helicase pitchoune isoform X1 gives MLHCQKKRKKKQEVTKVEVEEIKDEPASDESDQEQTKDNNEDEVKTKEESQLPGSSLCLGILSDQKFSCLEGKVCEATLMGIKDMGFTTMTEIQAKAIPPLLEGRDLVGAARTGSGKTLAFLIPAIDLIYKLKFKPRNGTGVIILSPTRELSMQTFGVLMELMKYHHHTYGLVMGGANRSTEAQKLSKGINILVATPGRLLDHLQNTPDFLYKNLQCLVIDEADRILEIGFEEEVKQIIRLLPKRRQTMLFSATQTKKTESLTALAVKHEPVYVGVDDHREQATVDSLEQGYIVCPSDKRMMVLFTFLKKNRKKKVMVFLSTCMSVKYHNELFNYIDLPVMSIHGKQQQTKRTTTFFQFCNAESGILLCTDVAARGLDIPAVDWIVQYDPPDDPKEYIHRVGRTARGLGTSGHALLFLRPEEIGFLRYLKQSKVTLNEFEFSWNKVSDIQLQLEKLISRNYFLNQSAKEAFKSYIRAYDSHHLKTIFDIDTIDLAKVAKSFGFTVPPAIELKIANKGPPQKRKGGGGFGYFKSLNAHHKKNEKTKVYRQKGNNKRSVS, from the exons CAGT TACCTGGCTCAAGTTTATGCCTAGGAATCTTATCAGATCAGAAGTTCTCTTGCCTGGAAGGCAAAGTTTGTGAGGCAACTCTTATGGGCATCAAGGATATGGGTTTCACTACAATGACAGAGATACAGGCTAAAGCTATCCCCCCTTTGTTGGAAGGGAGGGATCTTGTCGGAGCTGCAAGAACTGGGTCTGGGAAGACTCTAGCCTTTCTTATACCTGCTATTGATCTTATATACAAATTGAAGTTCAAACCGAGGAATG gTACTGGTGTCATAATTTTGTCACCAACTCGGGAGTTGTCAATGCAAACGTTTGGTGTGCTCATGGAATTGAtgaagtatcatcatcatacaTATGGGTTGGTTATGGGTGGAGCGAACAGGAGTACAGAGGCACAGAAACTTTCTAAAG GAATTAATATTCTAGTAGCAACACCAGGTAGGTTACTAGACCACTTGCAGAATACACCAGATTTCTTGTACAAAAACCTGCAATGTCTTGTGATTGATGAGGCGGACAGAATACTGGAAATTGGTTTCGAAGAAGAAGTTAAACAGATTATAAGACTTTTACCAA AGCGTCGTCAAACTATGCTCTTCAGTGCAACACAGACAAAAAAGACGGAATCGTTGACAGCTTTGGCCGTCAAGCACGAACCTGTTTATGTTGGCGTCGATGACCACAGAGAACAGGCCACAGTGGACTCATTGGAGCAAGG ATACATTGTGTGCCCATCGGACAAACGCATGATGGTACTGTTCACATTCCTGAAGAAAAACAGGAAAAAGAAGGTGATGGTTTTCCTGTCCACCTGCATGTCTGTCAAGTACCACAATGAGCTGTTCAACTATATCGACCTCCCTGTTATGTCTATACAT GGTAAACAGCAGCAAACAAAACGCACAACCACTTTTTTCCAATTTTGCAACGCGGAGAGTGGCATACTGTTGTGCACCGATGTAGCAGCTAGAGGGCTCGACATTCCCGCCGTGGATTGGATCGTACAGTATGATCCACCGGATGATCCAAAG GAATACATACACAGAGTGGGCAGAACGGCGAGAGGGCTGGGCACGAGCGGACATGCGTTATTGTTCTTACGTCCAGAGGAAATAGGCTTCCTCCGATATTTGAAGCAGTCTAAAGTTACCCTCAACGAATTCGAGTTCTCTTGGAATAAAGTCTCTGACATACAATTACAG cTTGAGAAACTGATATCAAGAAACTATTTCCTCAACCAATCTGCAAAGGAAGCGTTCAAGAGTTACATCAGGGCTTACGACTCGCACCATCTCAAAACGATATTCGATATCGACACGATAGATTTGGCGAAAGTCGCCAAATCTTTCGGTTTCACTGTCCCACCGGCCATTGAGCTCAAGATTGCCAACAAAGGACCTCCGCAAAAGAGGAAAGGAGGAGGTGGTTTTGGTTATTTCAAGTCGTTAAATGCACATCATAAGAAAAACGAAAAAACTAAGGTTTACAGACAAAAGGGTAATAATAAAAGATCTGTAAGCTAA
- the noi gene encoding splicing factor 3A subunit 3, with protein METILEQQRSYHEERERAMDAMVKEILHKKTGHRETINADHRLKNLHDRYIESTIRLKELYEDKDGLRKEEIAALSGPNEFQEFYARLKQIKEFHRKHPNEICVPMSVEFEEIAKLRENPSEDYTTPVEFTDEEGYGKYLDLHECYEKYINLKGIEKVDYITYLSIFDHLFDIPRERKNSEYRNYIRALLTYLKDFVSRVKPLQDQAQEMAAAHQEFIKQWETGMFPGWPKETGGALTNIGAHLDLSAFSSWEELASLGLDRLKSALMALGLKCGGTLEERAQRLFSTKGQTALDKSLVAKKGANKAKATTLQRHKDIAAIEAQVYRFANIVSSTRAATIENVTRRAARAAGERRDESDEESDASVTGDVDSDDDEVPYNPKNLPLGWDGKPIPYWLYKLHGLNISYSCEICGNFTYKGPKAFQRHFAEWRHAHGMRCLGIPNTAHFANVTQIEDALALWEKIKNQKEGERFVAENDEEYEDSQGNVVNRKTYEDLKRQGLL; from the exons ATGGAGACAATATTAGAACAACAACGAAGTTATCATGAAGAAAGAGAACGGGCTATGGATGCAATGGTTAAAGAGATTTTGCACAAAAAGACTGGG caTCGCGAAACAATCAATGCAGACCACCGTCTTAAAAATTTACACGAT AGGTACATAGAATCCACAATACGGCTCAAAGAGCTGTATGAAGATAAAGATGGTTTACGGAAAGAGGAAATTGCAGCATTATCAGGGCCTAACGAGTTTCAGGAGTTCTATGCTAGACTTAaacaaattaaagagtttcatAGAAAACATCCTAATGAG ATCTGTGTTCCTATGTCAGTTGAATTTGAGGAAATTGCCAAACTTCGAGAGAATCCTTCAGAAGATTATACAA CACCAGTTGAATTCACTGATGAGGAGGGCTATGGAAAATACCTGGACTTGCATGAATGTTATGAAAAATACATCAATTTGAAAGGGATAGAG AAAGTCGATTATAttacatacctaagtatattcgACCATCTGTTCGACATTCCGCGAGAGCGCAAGAACAGTGAATACAGGAACTATATACGGGCACTGTTGACGTACCTCAAGGACTTTGTGAGCCGAGTGAAGCCACTGCAGGACCAAGCACAAGAGATGGCAGCGGCACATCAAGAGTTTATCAAGCAATGGGAAACTGGGATGTTTCCTGGATGGCCA AAAGAAACTGGTGGAGCCTTAACAAACATTGGTGCACATTTGGATTTATCAGCCTTTTCCTCTTGGGAGGAGCTTGCGTCACTCGGACTGGACAGGTTGAAGTCAGCTCTCATGGCCCTCGGGTTGAAATGTGGTGGCACTTTGGAAGAAAGGGCACAAAG ATTATTCAGCACGAAAGGTCAGACGGCGCTAGATAAGTCCTTGGTCGCGAAGAAAGGGGCCAACAAAGCCAAGGCCACGACACTGCAGCGGCACAAAGATATTGCAGCCATTGAGGCCCAAGTTTACAG atTCGCAAACATAGTAAGCAGTACTCGTGCGGCCACAATAGAGAATGTGACGCGACGCGCCGCCCGAGCCGCAGGCGAGCGTCGTGACGAGAGTGACGAAGAGAGTGATGCTTCCGTCACTGGCGACGTTGACTCCGATGACGACGAAGTGCCTTACAACCCGAAGAACCTACCATTGGGATGGGATGGAAAG cccATCCCCTATTGGTTGTACAAACTGCACGGCCTCAACATCAGTTACTCGTGCGAAATCTGCGGCAACTTCACATACAAGGGCCCCAAGGCGTTCCAGCGCCACTTCGCGGAGTGGCGCCACGCTCACGGCATGCGCTGTCTCGGCATCCCCAACACGGCTCACTTCGCTAACGTCACGCAGATTGAAGACGCGCTTGCGT tatgggaaaaaattaaaaaccaaaaGGAAGGCGAGAGGTTTGTTGCGGAAAATGATGAAGAATATGAGGATTCCCAAGGAAATGTTGTTAACAGGAAGACTTATGAAGACTTGAAAAGACAAGGGCTTCTTTAA
- the LOC117986109 gene encoding ATP-dependent RNA helicase DDX18-like, translated as MEDEIISQFHFSMLESKIDSRILESLESMGFLKPTKIQARTLPHILLGDDIIGAAKTGSGKTLAFLIAIVEKLINLGFSKKHGVGCLIISPTRELALQTYIVLKKLLAGQINLTHSLIVGGEKKIKEIASLQKGVNIIVGTPGRILDHLENTSDFSCDNLKCLVLDEADKLLEAGFEKHIAGIIRKLPKNRQTVLFSATIDEKVENLARLALKDNPKLISVKDEKQSTASGLEQGYAICSVDKRLCWLYKMLRKCKKLKVMVFFSSCRSVDFHYEFFKVHCKAPVISIHGKQSQSRRKDAFQTFVEAEKGALFCTDVAARGLDIPSVNWIVQFDPPTDMKEYIHRVGRTARGLNNTGNAVILLRAEEEKFVDYLKREKVYLDKYNFGEPSDDVQKMLEDLIQRDGTMKILARKAYLSFLRCYNKHSHNEVFNIKNLDLKLAAKAFGFLEQPHVDFLNTRKRKKSKGTSER; from the exons ATGGAAGACGAAATTATTTCGCAATTCCACTTTTCTATGTTAGAGAGTAAAATTGATAGTCGCATTTTGGAGTCACTGGAATCGATGGGATTTCTAAAGCCAACAAAAATTCAAGCTCGAACGTTGCCTCACATACTCCTTGGAGACGATATCATAGGTGCTGCGAAGACGGGCAGTGGCAAAACTTTGGCGTTCTTAATAGCAATTGttgaaaaattaataaacttGGGATTTAGTAAGAAACATG GTGTAGGCTGTTTAATCATTTCCCCAACCAGAGAATTGGCTCTCCAAACATACATAGTACTGAAAAAACTGTTGGCTGGTCAAATCAATTTAACACACAGCTTGATTGTTGGTGGtgagaaaaaaataaaagaaattgcATCATTGCAAAAGG gTGTTAACATTATAGTGGGGACACCTGGCCGCATACTAGACCATTTAGAGAATACTTCTGACTTTAGCTGTGATAATCTCAAGTGCCTTGTCTTGGATGAAGCTGATAAATTACTTGAAGCGGGATTTGAGAAACACATAGCTGGAATTATAAGAAAACTGCCAA aaaaccgACAAACTGTATTATTCAGTGCAACAATAGATGAAAAAGTTGAAAATCTAGCAAGATTGGCCCTAAAAGATAATCCCAAATTGATTTCTGTGAAGGATGAGAAGCAGTCAACAGCCTCAGGTCTAGAACAAGG ATATGCCATATGTTCCGTGGACAAGAGATTATGTTGGCTGTACAAAATGCTTAGGAAGTGCAAAAAGTTGAAAGTAATGGTCTTCTTTTCCTCGTGCAGATCTGTTGATTTCCATTATGAATTCTTCAAAGTGCATTGTAAGGCTCCAGTGATTAGTATACAT gGTAAACAAAGTCAGTCGAGAAGAAAAGATGCATTCCAAACGTTTGTTGAAGCAGAAAAGGGGGCACTGTTTTGTACCGATGTGGCAGCCAGGGGTTTAGATATTCCATCAGTGAATTGGATCGTGCAATTTGACCCCCCTACGGATATGAAG GAATATATTCACAGAGTGGGTCGCACGGCGAGAGGGCTGAACAACACTGGCAATGCCGTTATTCTGTTGCGAGCGGAGGAAGAGAAATTCGTTGACTATTTGAAGAGAGAGAAAGTTTATTTGGACAAATACAATTTTGGTGAACCATCTGATGATGTACAGAAAATG CTAGAAGATCTTATTCAAAGAGACGGCACTATGAAGATCCTCGCCCGCAAAGCATACCTTTCATTTCTGCGATGTTACAATAAACATTCACACAATGAAGTTttcaatataaaaaacttggacTTAAAGCTTGCAGCGAAAGCATTCGGCTTCTTGGAGCAACCGCACGTCGATTTCT TGAATACTAGAAAACGCAAGAAAAGCAAAGGGACATCGGAAAGgtaa
- the GCS2beta gene encoding glucosidase 2 subunit beta, whose amino-acid sequence MIYSAWLRQLHSLTIVIFTFIISAQTDVPRPRGVSLSKASLYSPTKDFTCFDGTSTIPFSYVNDDYCDCFDGSDEPGTAACLNGVFHCTNAGHRPQNIPSSRVNDGICDCCDGTDEYATPGTCSNICEELGKEARAKAQQLADLHKSGNHIRLELIEKGNKKRSEMAEQLSQLEKDKTEAEKIKLEKEALKNELETKENEALKVYRDAEEKDRQRRAELERQQEEKEASEQFARFDSNNDGILTTDEIKVVNVFDKNKDGEVDQDEILHFFGDKDSVNKEDFMSTTWPMLKPLLMADQGMFRPAGDEEEDEETEADEEEDAQRVEDAEDLGGDDENIDDAPHDDTDEHDVEPDNSRTYDDETQKLIDEATEARRQLTDAERTVREIDSNIRTFQQNLEKDYGLQQEYATLDGQCYEYEDKEYIYKLCLFQKVTQKSKNGGMEVGLGDWGEWGGEEGKKYSVMKYTNGIACWNGPNRMTTVNINCGLESKLTSVTEPFRCEYKIEFTTPAACDDSNLSQQTSHDEL is encoded by the coding sequence ATGATTTATTCTGCTTGGCTTAGGCAATTACATTCGCTAACAATAGTCATATTTACGTTCATAATTTCCGCACAAACGGACGTACCGCGTCCGCGCGGAGTTTCTTTATCTAAAGCGTCGCTGTATTCGCCGACTAAAGATTTTACATGTTTCGACGGAACAAGTACTATTCCTTTTAGTTATGTAAACGACGACTACTGTGACTGCTTCGACGGCAGCGATGAACCAGGGACAGCCGCTTGCTTGAACGGAGTTTTTCACTGCACAAATGCAGGCCATCGGCCGCAGAACATTCCAAGCTCTCGGGTCAACGATGGGATCTGTGATTGCTGTGATGGCACGGATGAGTACGCTACTCCCGGCACGTGTTCAAATATTTGCGAAGAATTGGGCAAAGAGGCCAGAGCCAAGGCACAACAATTGGCTGACCTACACAAGTCTGGAAACCACATAAGGTTAGAGCTTATAGAGAAAGGTAATAAAAAGCGAAGTGAAATGGCTGAACAACTATCACAGCTAGAAAAAGATAAAACTGAAGCAGAAAAAATCAAATTAGAAAAGGAGGCTCTTAAAAATGAACTGGAAACCAAAGAAAATGAAGCCCTCAAAGTTTACAGGGATGCTGAAGAGAAAGATAGGCAGCGCAGAGCTGAGCTAGAACGCCAGCAAGAAGAGAAGGAAGCTAGTGAACAGTTTGCTAGGTTTGATTCTAACAATGATGGCATATTGACAACTGATGAAATTAAAGTAGTCAATGTTTTTGATAAGAATAAGGATGGTGAAGTAGATCAAGATGAAATCCTACATTTCTTTGGTGACAAAGATAGTGTAAATAAAGAAGACTTTATGTCAACAACTTGGCCAATGTTAAAACCTTTGCTGATGGCAGACCAAGGTATGTTCCGTCCAGCTGGTGATGAAGAAGAAGACGAAGAAACTGAAGCTGATGAAGAAGAGGATGCCCAGAGAGTTGAAGACGCAGAGGATTTGGGTGGTGATGATGAGAACATTGATGATGCCCCTCATGATGATACAGATGAGCATGATGTAGAGCCCGACAACTCCAGGACATATGATGATGAAACACAAAAACTGATTGACGAAGCCACAGAGGCCCGACGCCAGCTCACAGATGCTGAACGCACAGTAAGGGAAATAGATTCAAATATAAGAACATTCCAGCAAAACCTTGAGAAAGATTATGGTTTACAGCAGGAATATGCTACACTAGATGGTCAATGCTACGAATATGAAGACAAGGAGTATATCTATAAACTATGCCTTTTCCAAAAAGTCACTCAAAAGTCGAAAAACGGTGGCATGGAAGTTGGACTCGGTGATTGGGGAGAATGGGGCGGCGAAGAgggtaaaaagtactctgttaTGAAATACACTAATGGAATAGCCTGCTGGAACGGGCCCAATAGAATGACTACAGTAAATATTAACTGTGGTTTAGAATCTAAGTTAACCTCAGTCACAGAACCATTCCGTTGTGAATATAAAATAGAGTTTACTACTCCAGCGGCATGTGATGATTCTAATCTCTCACAACAAACTTCACATGATGAGCTGTAG